Proteins from a single region of Megalopta genalis isolate 19385.01 chromosome 3, iyMegGena1_principal, whole genome shotgun sequence:
- the alphaCOP gene encoding coatomer subunit alpha — protein sequence MLTKFETKSARVKGLSFHPKRPWVLASLHNGVIQLWDYRMCTLLDKFDEHDGPVRGICFHNQQPLFVSGGDDYKIKVWNYKQRRCIFTLLGHLDYIRTIVFHQEYPWILSASDDQTIRIWNWQSRTCICVLTGHNHYVMCAQFHPTEDIIVSASLDQTVRVWDISGLRKKNVAPGPGGLEDHLKNPGATDLFGQADAVVKHVLEGHDRGVNWAAFHPTLPLIVSGADDRQIKMWRMNDAKAWEVDTCRGHYNNVSCVLFHPRQDLILSNSEDKSIRVWDMTKRSCLHTFRREHERFWVLAAHPTLNLFAAGHDSGMIIFKLERERPAYAVHGNVLYYVKERFLRKLDFTTSKDTSVMQLRGGGKTRPYSMSYNQAENAVLICTRSPNNIENSTYDLCMIPREGDSITEADTKRDSGVTAIWVARNRFAVLDRGYSLIIKNLKNEFTKKVQIQNCDEIFYAGTGMLLLRDADQVTLFDVQQKRTLAEVKISKCRYVVWSSDMSHVALLAKHTVNICNRRLESLCSIHENTRVKSGAWDDSGVFIYTTSNHIKYAINNGDHGIIRTLDLPIYVTRVKGNQVYCLDRESRTRILRIDPTEYKFKLALINRKYEEVLHMVRNANLVGQSIIAYLQQKGYPEVALHFVKDEKTRFGLALECGNIEVALEAARSLDNKACWESLAQAALLQGNHQVVEMCYQRTKNFEKLSFLYLITGNLEKLRKMIKIAEIRKDVSGQYQGSLLLGDIYERAKILRNSGQASLAYVTEKVHGISSPEDDEQYSSMSEELSALEKGAVYLRPPVPIQQAENNWPLLTVSKGFFEGAMLSRGKSQVAAALAPEDDSTVPVEGWGNDEELGIDDEEGGETEQPPEGEESAGWDVEEVDLPPELEAAATATEDGYYTAPTKGVPPTQHWMNNSQLVVDHILAGSFETAFRLLNDQVGVVEFASYENLFMTTFARARTAFDTLPSIPSLYAYPQRNWKEATPKSGLPAVGLHLTDLVQRLQVCYHLTTGGKFTEAIEKFKAILLSVPLLVVDSRQDIAEAQQLIQICREYILGLKMETERKNLPKATLAEQKRICEMAAYFTHCSLQPVHQMLTLRIAINMFFKLKNYKTAASFGRRLLELGPKPDLAQQVRKILQACDMNPVDEHQLAYDEHNPFSLCASTFVPIYKGKPEVKCPLCGASYLPQFKDTVCKVCEVALIGKECIGLRISPVQFR from the exons ATGTTGACGAAATTTGAAACAAAGTCCGCTCGTGTAAAAGGACTTTCTTTTCATCCGAAACGACCCTGGGTTCTTGCAAG tTTACACAATGGAGTTATACAATTATGGGACTATCGCATGTGCACTTTATTAGACAAATTCGATGAACATGATGGACCTGTTCGTGGAATCTGTTTCCACAATCAACAACCACTGTTTGTATCTGGTGGTgatgattataaaattaaagttTGGAATTATAAGCAACGCAGATGCATATTTACGTTATTAGGACATTTAGATTATATCAGGACAATTGTATTTCATCAAGAATATCCATGGATTCTAAGTGCATCAGATGATCAAACAATTCGTATTTGGAACTGGCAAAGTCGTACTTGCATTTGTGTCTTAACTGGACATAATCATTATGTCATGTGTGCACAATTCCATCCTACAGAAGACATAATAGTATCAGCATCATTAGATCAAACAGTTAGAGTATGGGATATTTCGGGCCTAAGAAAAAAGAATGTAGCTCCTGGCCCAGGAGGCTTGGAGGATCATCTAAAAAATCCTGGTGCAACTGATCTGTTTGGTCAAGCTGATGCTGTAGTAAAGCATGTCCTTGAAGGGCATGATCGTGGCGTCAATTGGGCAGCCTTCCATCCTACATTGCCCTTGATTGTCTCTGGAGCTGATGATAGACAAATTAAAATGTGGAGAATGAATGATGCCAAAGCATGGGAAGTAGACACATGTCGTGGTCATTACAACAATGTTTCTTGTGTCTTATTCCATCCTAGACAAGATTTAATTCTTTCAAATTCAGAGGATAAAAGTATTCGTGTTTGGGACATGACGAAACGTAGTTGTTTACACACATTTAGAAGAGAACATGAAAGATTCTGGGTTCTTGCAGCTCATCCTACATTAAATCTCTTTGCTGCTGGTCACGACTCTGGAATGATTATTTTCAAACTTGAGAGAGAACGTCCAGCATATGCTGTACATGGGAACGTTCTTTACTATGTAAAAGAACGTTTTCTTAGAAAATTAGACTTTACTACTTCAAAAGATACTTCTGTTATGCAACTGCGTGGAGGTGGAAAGACACGTCCATACAGTATGTCTTACAATCAAGCTGAGAATGCTGTCTTAATCTGTACAAGGTCACCCAACAACATTGAAAATAGCACTTATGATTTGTGTATGATACCTCGTGAGGGTGATTCAATCACTGAGGCAGACACAAAACGTGATTCTGGTGTCACTGCTATTTGGGTTGCAAGAAATCGTTTTGCTGTGTTGGACAGGGGTTACTCG ttgatcatcaagaatttgaagaatgAGTTTACTAAGAAGGTACAAATTCAGAACTGTGATGAAATATTCTATGCTGGTACAGGAATGCTTCTTTTACGCGATGCTGATCAAGTAACGCTCTTCGATGTTCAACAGAAGAGAACATTAGCTGAAGTAAAGATTTCTAAATGCCGATACGTTGTATGGTCCAGTGACATGTCCCACGTTGCTCTACTTGCAAAACATACAGTTAATATCTGTAACAGACGATTGGAGTCCTTGTGCTCCATTCATGAAAATACTAGAGTTAAATCTGGAGCATGGGATGATTCTGGAGTATTTATATATACCACTAGTAATCACATTAAGTATGCAATTAACAATGGTGATCACGGCATCATCCGCACATTAGATTTACCAATATATGTAACCAGAGTCAAAGGCAATCAAGTTTATTGTCTGGACAGAGAATCCAGAACACGAATCCTTAGAATAGATCCAACTGAATATAAATTCAAACTGGCTTTAATCAATAGAAAGTATGAAGAAGTGCTGCACATGGTTCGAAATGCAAATCTTGTTGGTCAATCTATAATTGCATATCTGCAACAAAAGGGATATCCTGAAGTTGCACTGCACTTTGTTAAAGATGAGAAAACTAGATTCGGTTTAGCCCTTGAATGCGGAAATATCGAAGTTGCTTTAGAGGCAGCAAGATCCCTTGATAATAAAGCTTGTTGGGAAAGTTTGGCTCAAGCAGCCTTGTTGCAGGGTAATCATCAAGTTGTAGAGATGTGTTACCAAAGAACAAAGAATTTTGAAAAGTTATCATTCCTTTATCTCATTACTGGCAATTTGGAAAAATTGCGTAAAATGATAAAAATCGCAGAAATAAGAAAGGATGTATCAGGTCAATATCAAGGTAGCTTGTTGCTCGGTGACATTTATGAACGTGCAAAGATTTTAAGA AATTCCGGTCAAGCGTCTTTAGCTTATGTAACAGAGAAGGTTCACGGTATTTCATCTCCAGAAGATGATGAACAATATAGTTCCATGAGTGAAGAACTTTCAGCTCTAGAAAAAGGAGCAGTGTATCTACGACCACCTGTACCTATCCAACAAGCTGAAAATAACTGGCCATTATTAACAGTCTCCAAAGGTTTCTTCGAGGGTGCAATGCTGTCACGTGGAAAGAGTCAAGTGGCTGCTGCTTTAGCTCCGGAAGATGATAGTACCGTACCCGTTGAAGGATGGGGTAATGATGAAGAATTAGGAATAGATGATGAGGAAGGTGGTGAAACGGAACAACCACCTGAGGGAGAAGAAAGTGCTGGATGGGATGTTGAAGAAGTGGATCTACCTCCAGAACTTGAAGCAGCCGCCACCGCAACAGAAGATGGTTATTACACAGCTCCCACAAAAGGTGTACCACCAACACAACATTGGATGAACAATTCCCAATTAGTTGTGGACCATATACTGGCTGGATCATTTGAAACAGCATTTAGATTACTAAATGATCAAGTTGGCGTTGTTGAATTTGCTTCATATGAGAATCTCTTTATGACTACTTTTGCACGAGCTAGAACAGCTTTTGATACATTACCTAGTATACCTTCATTATACGCTTATCCTCAAAGAAATTGGAAAGAAGCGACTCCAAAAAGCGGTCTACCCGCAGTGGGATTACATCTTACAGATTTAGTCCAGAGACTACAAGTTTGTTATCACTTGACTACCGGTGGAAAATTCACGGAAGCAATAGAAAAGTTCAAAGCAATACTACTTAGTGTGCCGCTATTGGTTGTGGACTCAAGACAAGACATTGCAGAAGCACAACAATTAATTCAGATTTGTAGAGAATATATTTTAGGTTTGAAGATGGAAACTGAAAGGAAAAATCTACCTAAGGCCACTCTAGCAGAACAAAAACGCATTTGTGAAATGGCAGCCTACTTTACGCATTGCAGTTTACAACCCGTTCATCAGATGCTTACATTGCGGATAGCTATAAATATGTTCTTCAAATTAAAGAATTACAAAACTGCTGCATCTTTTGGCAGGAGATTGCTTGAATTAGGACCTAAACCAGATTTAGCACAACAAGTTAGAAAAATTTTACAA GCATGCGACATGAACCCAGTGGATGAACACCAATTAGCGTATGATGAACATAATCCCTTCTCATTGTGTGCTAGTACATTTGTTCCGATTTACAAAGGAAAACCAGAAGTTAAGTGCCCACTATGTGGAGCAAGTTATTTGCCACAGTTTAAAGACACAGTATGTAAGGTCTGCGAAGTTGCATTAATTGGTAAAGAATGTATTGGTTTAAGGATAAGTCCTGTACAATTCCGATAA
- the Creld gene encoding cysteine rich with EGF like domains — protein MRKTIDIVSLHLLSLFIILYITLSVECNKKPSSEELKAQQFPPCAACKILVNSFKKGIERTKREKFDGGDSAWEEDKLGSYSKSETRLIEIQEHLCKEVERGETQCHALAEELESKIEDWWFNNQNKHPDIFDYICIQETERCCPKDHFGPQCIPCPGFPDKICNNNGKCKGGGTRKGSGGCFCDKGYQGDNCSECDIGFYESYKDENKLLCSECHDACDGPCKGAGPKNCDKCTKGWHMIAEQGCVDIDECINSDEYCPGNQFCINKEGGYICLSCDKACNGCTGDGPDMCIKCAEEYHKKDNLCINSDLLGRRKQENIARYATYFGLCVATCIIFQRNIYIASVIGLLVGLYISVSEYMIAHSNVQDTTANLDILGPA, from the exons ATGCGAAAAACTATTGATATTGTTTCCCTTCATTTGTTGAGTTTGTTTATCATACTTTATATTACTCTCTCTGTTGAGTGTAACAAAAAACCATCGAGTGAAGAACTCAAAGCACAACAATTTCCGCCTTGTGCAGCTTGTAAGATTTTAGTAAATAGTTTTAAAAAG GGTATagaaagaactaaacgtgaaAAATTTGATGGAGGTGACAGCGCATGGGAAGAAGATAAGTTAGGTTCATATTCGAAAAGCGAAACCAGATTAATAGAAATACAAGAACATTTATGTAAAGAAGTAGAACGGGGTGAGACTCAATGTCATGCATTAGCAGAAGAATTGGAGAGCAAAATAGAAGATTGGTGGTTTAATAATCAAAACAAACATCCAGATATTTTTGATTATATATGTATTCAAGAAACAGAGCGATGTTGCCCAAAAGATCATTTTGGACCACAGTGTATTCCATGTCCAGGATTTCCAgataaaatttgtaataataatggtaaatgTAAAGGAGGAGGCACTAGGAAAGGAAGTGGTGGATGTTTCTGCGATAAAGGCTATCAAGGGGACAATTGTTCTGAATGTGATATTGGATTTTATGAATCTTACAAAGATGAGAACAAATTATTATGTTCTGAATGTCATGATGCTTGTGATGGTCCTTGCAAAGGAGCTGGACCAAAAAACTgtgacaaatgtacaaaaggatGGCACATGATAGCAGAGCAAGGATGTGTTGATATTGATGAATGCATAAATAGTGATGAATATTGTCCTGGCAATCAATTTTGTATTAATAAGGAAGGAGGTTACATATGCTTAA GTTGTGACAAAGCTTGTAATGGTTGTACTGGTGATGGTCCAGATATGTGTATAAAATGTGCTGAAGAATATCATAAGAAGGATAATTTATGTATAA ATTCTGATCTTCTGGGTCGCAGAAAGCAAGAAAATATTGCCAGATATGCTACGTATTTTGGTCTTTGTGTAGCAACATGTATTATCTTTCAAAGAaacatttatatagcaagtgtaATTGGATTATTAGTTGGACTCTACATATCAGTCTCTGAATATATGATAGCGCATAGTAATGTTCAAGATACTACTGCAAATTTAGATATTTTAGGTCCAGCCTAA